The Flavobacteriales bacterium sequence TATCATCGCCCTGTTGATGACCATTTCTGTAGTATTCGATTTCTCCGAGAAGATCGATGACTTCATGAAATCAAAACCTACTGTACAGCAAGTGGTGGTAGATTATTACATCAACTTCATCTTGTACTATGGGAACCTATTCAGCCCCTTGATCATCTTCATCGCCCTGATATTCTTCACGAGTCGCATGGCGCAGCGTACCGAGATCGTTGCGATCCTGGCCGGTGGTGTGAGCTTCAATAGATTGCTAAGGCCCTTTTTTGTGGCCGCTACATTGCTGGTCATTTCGAGCTTGATCCTCAATCACTTCATCATACCAGAGGCCAATAAGACCAGAGTGGCCTTTGAAGAAGAGTACTACAAGAAGCGGAATGTGAATCGAGACAAGGACATCCATATGGAAGTTCGACCAGGGACTATCGTGTACTTCTACAATGTCAGAGTAGAGGATAACACGGGCACAAGATTCTCCTTGGAGAAATGGGATAAAGGGGACCTGAAATTCAAGTTGCTCTCCACCCGAGCTGAGCAAGATGAGCAGACAGGAGTATGGACTATATATGACTATCGCATCAGAGAATACGGTGATCAAGAAATCATCCGATCAGGAGCGCGACTGGATACCCTGCTCGGATTTGATATCAAAGAATTAGGCAAGAGCAAGCAGTTCGTTTCATCGATGAACTACTTCGAACTGGAAGAATTCCTGCAGAAGGAAAAACTGACTGGTACGGATAAGATGCCCTTCTATCTCATTGAGAAACATCAACGCACTTCTTATCCAATAGCAACCTATGTCCTGACCCTCATAGGTGTCTCAGTCGCCTCCAGGAAGACTCGAGGAGGCATAGGAGTTCAGATAGCGATAGGCTTTCTCATCGTACTGCTCTATATCTTCGCTATGAAAGTGACCACTGTATCCGCAACTAATGCCGGTCTCGATCCTCTGCTTGCCACTTGGATACCCAATGTGCTCTTTGGAGTGGTCGCCATATACCTATATAGAAGAGCACCGAAATAATCCGATCATTAGAGAGGCTACATTTGCAGACACAAAACCTATTCAATGAGAACTTTCCTTCCTTTTGAAGAGCCGATAAAAGAACTATCAGACCAGATAGAAGAGCTTGAACGGATAAATCAAAAAGGTGATGCGAATGTCAGCAAGTCCATCAACGACTTGAAGAAGAAGATGAGCAAGGTGACCAAGGAGGTCTATTCGGACCTGAGCGCCTGGGACCGGGTCCAGGTGAGTAGGCATCCGGAGCGGCCCTATACCTTGGACTATATAGA is a genomic window containing:
- a CDS encoding YjgP/YjgQ family permease; the encoded protein is MKRLDRYIILRFLGTFLFIIALLMTISVVFDFSEKIDDFMKSKPTVQQVVVDYYINFILYYGNLFSPLIIFIALIFFTSRMAQRTEIVAILAGGVSFNRLLRPFFVAATLLVISSLILNHFIIPEANKTRVAFEEEYYKKRNVNRDKDIHMEVRPGTIVYFYNVRVEDNTGTRFSLEKWDKGDLKFKLLSTRAEQDEQTGVWTIYDYRIREYGDQEIIRSGARLDTLLGFDIKELGKSKQFVSSMNYFELEEFLQKEKLTGTDKMPFYLIEKHQRTSYPIATYVLTLIGVSVASRKTRGGIGVQIAIGFLIVLLYIFAMKVTTVSATNAGLDPLLATWIPNVLFGVVAIYLYRRAPK